DNA from Antennarius striatus isolate MH-2024 chromosome 1, ASM4005453v1, whole genome shotgun sequence:
tctcaaaaaccaacaatgcgttttataatccagtgcgccctatagtgcggaaaataccgtATTTTAATACCTTTCAAAGAATGATGGCGAGCAGGCATTCATTGACATGGTCATAGCTGATGAGTTCTGGCAGTCTAGTCCATCCAACATTATGTCAGGATAATCTTCTGCACTGCAAGATGGGGTGCGTGGTGTCTGCATTACTTCCTCAAAGCTGGGGCAGGAGATGACTGACGTTGGTGTGGGGACACCTGTTGGCCTGTTTTGATCTGGCCGTGGAGAAGCTGGGAGGTTCTCCTTCATTTGATGTCCAGCCAGCCAGTCCTTGGAGTTCTGATTGTCAGTTGGCTGGAACTTCCTACTCGGAGACATAATCTGGGCAGGTACACCCACATCTTTCAGCTTCTTCTCTTTAAGTCCCAACTCTAGACTATTGGATTTCTTTGACAGTTCACTACGATTTTTCCTTGCTTCCTCGGAGGACTTGGCTCTGTCCTTGAGCTTGGGGTCTCCTGACTTGGGTCTGagcttctccatctgcttcaTCCTTTCTTTATGTCTCTTGTGGCGTTCTTCAATTTCTTGGTCTTTTAGACTCAACATCTGACCAAAGCTTGTCATTTGATAATCACCATCCACCAACAGTTTTTCACGAGGGCGAGTATCTTTCCGAGCCGTGTCTTTGGATTGAGACAGCTTGTCATTCTCATCCTTAGCCTTACATTTACTGTGGTCCATTCTGTTATCTTTTTCCAATATGTCTCggtttctgtcttttttcagaTCAAATTTAGGACTTTCTTCTTTTGACCTGTCTTTCAGAATTATGACCTGTGGGCTATCTTTCAATCCTGACTTCACATCCTCTTTGGAGTGTTTAAATGAGCCAAAACCATCAGTGTActtatttttctcctctttcattttttccttatgcttctcctttttctttttgtccttcaTTCTGTCACTGATGATACCAGCCGCTTTGTCTTTGTCCTTTTTGGACATCTCTTTTTCAAATTCCAATGTTTTATCAAAGTCGTCCTCACCATCTCCCTTACAACCATAAGGGAATGTGTAAGGGTCTGCCTCGAGAGGCATAGGTTCTTTCTCAAATGGTAGGCTCTCTCTGCGGCTGTAGGACTCTCTGATATCCTCTGTCTTGTCACGTTTGTCCCCTTTGTCCTTTTtgatcttttctttctctttgtcatgACTTTTCTTGGATGAAGACGAAGAGGAATGTCTAtgcctctctttgtctctgaaTTTGTCCTGGGGTGTAGATATGGACAGAGAGTCTCTTCTGTCCTCCGACACATCGGTCAGGCTCAAGGAGTCATAGTAAGTTGTGAGGACTGGCTCATGACCACGGTCAGTGAAACTATCTGAAGAAATTTCACTGTTCTTGTCATTGGAATCATCCTTGTAGTCATTCATAGCTTCCTCTTCCAGTTTTTCTAAGAGGGATTTTTCATTCTCACCACTTCCTTTGGAGGGTTTCCTTTCCTTAGAATGTTCCAGCTTTTCCTTGTATTTGgtctttgtcttttcctcactgGTGTCTCTTTTGTCCAACAGCTTCTgcttatttttcttctcttgaTTTGAGTCCACTGACATTCGgtcttttctttccttgtgCTTCACATCAACAGaatcttttttgtctttattgtgtttgtctACAAAGTTTTTCCTCTCTTTACCCGTGTCAAATGtggccttttctttcttcttttctttgtgttctttgtcTTTTGCCTTTTCGGTGTTATGTTTAGCCTCTGCAGAAGTTTTTCGCATTTTTTCTGATGGGAAGAGATCCAGCTCATCCTGATCAGGTGTTGAATCTTTTCTGATGGAGTCTGACAGTGCAACACCACCATTATAGCTGTCCTCATCGTCATCGCTTTCATCAGTAAATATATCTGCTATTTTATACCAAGTTTTCTCACGAATTTTCTCagattttctttcctctttctttacCTCCAAGAAATCCTTCTCCCTCTCAACATGTTTTTCTTGAGAGGCCTTCTCTTTCTTGTCTTTAATCTGTTCTGAAGACATCTTTCGATCCTTGTCTTTGCCATGAGACTCTTTATGTTTGTCTTTGGCTCCCTCCTTCTTGTCTTTGGTTACGCGGTCTACATCCTTGTCCTTGACAGTTTTTTCTGCGGAGCTTTTCTCACTCTTATCTTTCTCCACATCAGttcctctgtcttttttctctttgtgctTGTCAGCTTTTGTCTTTTCCCGCTTTTCCATTCCCTCggccttcttttcctttccagaGTGGTTTCTTTCTCTGATATCACATGGTTTACCAACAGCATCAATGTCTTTGAAGAAGGTGTCATTGCCATATTCATCTCGTATAGAGTCCTGTTTGATTTTTagatcttttctttcctttgtgaACTCGTACGAGTCTTTACGATCTCGGCTACTGTCGAGTGAATCCTTGTCTTTCTTGTCTTTTACTGTGTCTGCGGattccttcctcttcttttctttttctaccgAGTGACTGgagtttaatttttgtttttctgaccaatcttttttcttttcatttgtcttttctaatgagtctttttctttcttcttagAAGTGGTTTCTTTGTCTGATCTTTTCTCATTATGATCTGATTTCTTGTCTTTGACTTTGTTGTCtttcctcctcgtctcctccttAACCGTCTCAACAATCAGTTTAACAGAGTTGTTGGCCTTGTATTCCTTATATTCTTTGACAGGAGCATCCCAGCTGTCCTCTCCATAAAGTGAGGAGTCTGAAGACATCTCGGAGCCCCATCTGTCATGATGGTCATCTGAGGCACTGAGCTTTGTGTCCTCCAGGTTGAGGAACCGGTTGTTAACTTCATAGCTTTCGTactctgtttcttctttctgagaTTTATCTTTTTTacctttctccttctcctctttagTGTTTTTCTCCTTGTCAACCTTTATatgcttttcttctttctgctcaCCTTTCTTGTCTGCCTTTGAGGATGACTTCTCCttggactttttctttttctcttctttgtgaGGCTTTTGCTTATCCTCCTTGGTCTTGTCCTTGAGATTTCTATCCTTATCCGATTTTACaggcttctctctctcctctttattTGCCTTGTCCTTAGTGGAgtcctttgttttctttgttttctcttcctttgcTGTTCTATGGAGGTCTTTTCCAGATGACCAGTCTTTATCCTCAGACTTATTTTTTGAAAGCCTATCCTCCTTTTTTGAATGGTCTTTTTCATGTTTGGATAACTTGACCTTGCTCTCAGCTGGTGACTCTGACTCTACAGTTAAGGATTTCTGCCTCGAATCATCAAAATCAAAAGAATAGCTCTTGACAAATTTCTCATTCATGTCTTGATTAAGCACCAGACTGGGAgctttatctttttctttatttttatgcttgTGCTTTACTTTATGCTTTTTCAGCACTTTGCCATCTACGTCCGCTTTAGAAACTGCACCATCTGTATTGGAGTTTTTGAAGAACTCAGAATTTTTCTTGTCTGCGTTACTATGGACattgttattcttcttcttattcTCCTGTGCTTTCCTCTTTACTTGCTTTATTGACTCAACACTTGAATCTGCAGAGGAGTAGTCAGACTCACTCGATAGTCTTGTCCGAACTGAATCTGAGAGAGAACTGACGTCTGACCATGTCGGAGATGATACCGTCTTCCAACCATCTGTCCTCCATTGTTTAGGATGCTGTTCTGCTAAAGATGGTACTTGTTTCTGAGAGTTCAAGTTTCCTtgggaagaggatgaggatgcgTTAAAGCCAGGAGATTCTTTCAGGCTCATTGCAGAAGTGTCCTTTACAGTATTTGAGCCCTTATCATCCTCACTTTCCATATCGCCACAATCGGAGTCAGATGTACAGAATTTGTCATTGACTTTGCCAAACCTGACCTCCTTActgacattatttttactcTCCTTCTTCCGCTTCTTTTTGACTTTATTCTTGTCTTTCAGCTGTTTAGAGCTCATGGTGCCAGAGTCTCTAGTCTTTGTATTCGTTTGCTGGGCTTGTGGCCTTGGCGTCGGCGCTGGTGTGAAACACAACGTCCTATCATCCTCATCCGAACTGTTGCTGTCAGAGATGATCCGCCTGACAGTTTTCTTTGGTGTGAGCGAGTTGCTTTTGGAATAGGTTTTGACCTCCATCTTGGGTATGGAGATGAAGCTATTGGCCTTGCTGATCGTATCCTTACGGAAGTCTTTTTTCAAGAGGTGTTTATCATCCACAGGAGGGACGcgctcttcttcatcatcctcatcaaaTTCATATTCATCCTTGACGGGTGTGACAGCAGATTTTGGAGGGTCCACTGCTTTCCCTTTCGTTTTCAGGCCCTTCTCAAACTCTGAGTCTGTGTTATTGCCGTCGACAGAGCTGGATGGGGCAAATGAGGGGGCATCTTCCTCTTCTGAAGATTCTGAgtagtaaaaacagaaaagtcaatttaaatgttaatgcaaCACCTGCAGCTCATCTTGTAATAATTATGTAGTTAGACAGCACAAAGATTTAGTAGAACCTACCTGATGAACTTTCTTCACTTGAAGTGTAAGTGCCTTTCCCCAGCAACAGATTCAGCATAGTTGGAGAGTTGGCAACCTTCAATGGTGTTTCACCTCTTCTGTTGCTTTGACGTGGATCCCCTCCATAACGTAGAAGTAGCTTAACCACCTGTAACAAATTAAATGACATATCTCATATTAATTATGTTAATCAACATCAATTACGATTgggacggcagtggctcagtggtagagcaggtcgtccaatgttccaagatcggcggatCGATTCCTGCTCCAATAgtataaagtgtacttcttctttcttcttcttcttcactcagTGACTtcggagcgtgagctgacagtgggagatgtcagctcacctcccgagcactgccgaggcacccttgagcaaagcaccgtcccctttacaagcagccactctacctcctctacCTGTCTAAGAACTAACAGTGTGAAATAGTGTGCAACTACCTAATTTCCCTTTCGGGGATTAATatagtacagtgatacctctgtactcgaccataatccgttctgaggtggtggttgagcaccgatttgttcgaccaccgaaaccaattttcccataagaaataatggaaagtattttaatccgttcttaccatttagaaaaatacctaaaatattataagaacgtgtatctaaacaacaatgaatacgtaaatgtgcacaagcagtacatgataaagataaagcattataaaccattttgtataatttactttacgttttagagagtggttgatggcactagcgtcatcatggaaggggaatcccttccatgatgacgctaggtaacgcgcctccaggggttttctcccttctctctctcttccgtggagatgaatctggctgggcagtagccttcctcttttctttaagaaggaacctgtccattgtcagttgcttctgcttcaacatagtggaaatggttgactttcatttcgtactgcgacgcgaggtcggacactcgtacaccactttcatattttgctataatttgcgtacgtctttgcgtacgtaatttgcgtacgtgttactccgctggcggtctgagtcgaactgacgcttacccgctggccgaggagcgcagccgaggagcgcgttcgggtcgactcggccagtcgagtaccgaaaatctgttcggggtccgatacattttctactcgaattttttggtcgagcaccgatttggtcgagtatagatgcggtcgagtacagaggtatcactgtatataaaattaaactaaaaaaattaaaaattactatTCTCTAGTTAATATGTCGATCTTGTGGATCAGAATTTGAATGTCAACAGTCTGCTGAAAGTCAGAGCAGTGACTAATGGATTTTTCGTATCTTGTATTAGCTTCTGTTGGTCTATATACAGGTTGAGTCCTCTCAGACATGTAAAATCAAAGGATATAGGAAATGTCTCGCTTTACCTTGAAATGTCCATTGTTGGATGCATCATGAAGGGGAGTGTCATCATCCAAACCCTTGGTATTGACCTCTGCTCCGGCTGCCAGCAGCTGCTTGGCCACATCATAATAACCCCTGTTGCACGCCTCATGCAATGCAGTCCAGCCTAAACAACAGGGAAAATTGTACGAGAGGtgtatataacatatatatgaCTATATGTCAGTGCGATCAACAGTCACTCACCTGCAAAGTCTTTTACATTCACATCAGCTCCCTCGCTGATGAGTTCCTTGATGCGGCGTACCTCTCCACGGATTGCTGCTCTGTGCAGCCGAGTCTCTCCCCTCTCATTCCGTTTGTTCACTTTGTCTTTGGTTTTAGATGCAGAGTTTGGCGTTCCCTTCTGACCCAGACTGGACTGTGACTGATGCTTTGGTGTTGTGTCTACAAGCAGGAGATggactgtttaaaaaaaatgtttctcttgtgacacttttaaaaaaattttttcctgtatttctaTGGCTTGTGACATTAACATGTTTTAAGTGAGTGCAGACAGAAGGGGGCAATCTCACACTAAGAATGAATGGCAGAGTGGTTGGCCCTACTTCTCTACAGcttattttgtcacatttacaaGATTAAACCCACGCCTTaatcacatttacattattGAGTTTGTACAGCTATTGTCCCAAATTATATCTGTAACACATTCACTTAATCTACACCTTCAGGCATGACAGTAGGAAATCCAcatgaaaatatgaatataCATCATCTTTACTGTGAATTGGTCCTGAATATATAATTCTATTTACATTTTGAATGTCAACAGCATAGGCAAGAATAATATGTTACATATCTACCCCAATTAATTTCTTTATGCATGGATAACCCAAAAAACAGGTTACTTTGTGAGATCCCTTCTGCAGGGGACAGTGgcacataaaataaattcttgCAGGCATATTGTACCTGGATGTTTATGATTTTGGGCAGAGATTGCACCAACAAGAGATTTAGTTTAATTACATTCAACAGCACTGTGAcaaattttaagaaaataatttatcataTGTGTTTACTtctgccaaaataaaaccacattcTGACgacaacaaatatttacattgcAGCTGTAATGAGATTTGATGACGATTGGTTGCTATTAGTATATTAAAATCAACTAAAGGGCAATGTGGTTGGTGGAGTAGATAGCACTGTTGTCTCACAGAAACCTCCGTGTGGATTTTGCATCTCCTCTCCATGTGtgcgtgggttccctctggCTACTCAGACTTCCTCCCATACTCCAAAAACACGAGTAGAGGTGGAGTAGTGATTAACAAATTACCCATGTGCCTGCGACTGTGAACGGATGTTTGTCTTTCCATGTGTGAGCCCTATGATGACCTGTATGAACTAGCTGGGAAAAGGCCTGGACCTTGTGCTATGTCTTCAATTAGATGGCAATTTCACTTTATGTTCTTCTTTGAATTAGCTGTAAATCTATCAGTTAATACAATTTCGAAATGTCTCAATCCAACAAGGCCATGCACGTTGCATTTACATTGCTTGTGAATTACGTTGCTTGTGAATAAAATGTGCCCATAAAAAGGCTTGAAAGGTGTTGAACCTCCTtgagataaaacaaaatgtatcGACCATTCACCTCAGCTGTCCGTAAGCCCAACCCACACGGCCCACCCCCTTGTTTGCCATCCATACACAGAAGACGTGGCCTCCATGATAATCACGCACCTGGACTGTTGACAGACTCCTCGGCTGTCATTTGCATGAGCAAGGCCACCTGCTGCCGCTCAGAGAGGGGATACCCAGCCCGGATCCCTGGCATCCCCATCCCAAATGGCAAACCCGCCTTCCGGGTGTTGGTGGGCTCCTTTTTAATGCGCTTCCTCTCAGGACCTGGTTTCTCTGTAGCAAGAGTGAGACGAGACGAGAGAACGTTAATCTTGTTGCAATGCAGAGATACCGTATTTTACAAGCACTTGATATGTCGACATGCTAACAAATTGAGTCAACTGACTCTCTGAAGGGGGAAGAGTAataagtgtttatttttgttagtcCAATAAAAGAAGATGTTATGTAGACAGTctgttatgtatttttttgataATTCTCATTATGACCATAAATGCAGATGTATATCAATGTTACAAACACTACTTGTGACAATCTTTTAAACCATGCTTAATATATCTAAGCACAATTCATCACACAACttagcacattttattttttgctaagCTAGTTCCCATGCTCATCATCTGTAAAAACCTTGACAAAATGCACACTGTTGATGTAGCCCAGTCTGTGAGAGGCTTGGTGGTAGAGTAGGGGGTGCCTTTTATGTTATTACCCAGCTGGCCCTGGTGAAGGGAGGGGCAAACGACCAGTGTGTTTATGTCTGTCTCTGAGCCAATCAGCTTGAGTTGGGGGGAGAGGAAAGAGGGTGTGACTTGGCAGGACCACAGTAATTACAAAACAGTTGGTTTACATTTCAATTCAACGTGGCCTTGCCAAGGTCACCACATGCCGGTCTGTCTGCCAAGCTCACTGGATACATGGTGCTACCGGACAAAAGCAGCTGCtatacaaaaacacacccaGCATTTATTTTCAGGGGCAACATACCATCTGATGAGGGTAAAGCTATGCCTCTATAGCCCttgacaggggggggggggcacagcacatggcaaagaaaataaaatgacagcaacaacacagaCTCCAATCACAAAGAAACATACGTGTGAAGGTAAAGAAACTGATTTGTTTGGGACTTTTCTCATTCCTTAACTCAAGACCAAAATTATCCAAGTACATACAGCGAGAAGGAAGCACGGTGGCTTGAGCTTCCGGTGGCTAAATACTTTCCAGGGAGACTTTTCCAGTCCCAAGCACAAAGCTGATGAACTTTCACTAACATCTGCGAATACTTTAAAGCTAATGTGCCCCCACCTCTCTTTGATACACTCTCACATTCTCCAGAACATTTGCCATTTAGACACATTCCTTCTGCTGAGACTTTAAAAGTAGGAACCACAGAGGCAGTCTAaacatgttttggtttttttgaaaAGCAGAACAAAGTGCTATGCTAGCTTTTCCACGCTTAGTTTACAAGATCAGGAACCAGGAAGGCAATTATTAAACAGATGCACACATGCAGCAGACTGCTAGTAAACACCACACAGAGTCAAGTCTCCAAAGCAAGACTCATCATACGAGTAATGTCCCAGACAGACCAGAATCCTGGTGGTGAAATGCTAAATGTAGATGGGGCGATTGGTGGGGTAAGGAGACTGTGTcaaattaaaactttatttgtaaatCTAATAGCTAAGCAAACCTGACACATTCTTACACTAGCAACTACAGCCTTTATGAATGTGTATGTGGGCTTCATGTGACTGGATGCTGTATCATCACCATGAAGCAGCAGAAATTTAAATCAATGTACCGTTTATCTTCAATGACCAAGGAAGCTGGATTAAACAATTGTGTAATCGTTTTACTAGTCATCAACCAAAGTTTGACAAAAGAACTAAATGACAAATGGATAAATAATCACACTACACAGTGCATCTGCTCCTCTAGTATGTATTTCTTTCTGTAGGACTTCTATTTAAGGAACACTTCTGGGACTTTTCTTTGCCTCAGTAAAACAATATTCCTCAGCTTACGGCCAGAGGTGAAACCAAACTCTCCTCGCTGCCTGAAACCTGACTAACAAGATAAggggaaaataataaaaaggaaagCAACCTGAATGGGGACAGCCACTGATGAATGTCTACCGCAGAAAGGGAATGGGTTGCTTCTAACCATGAATGTGTGCTTATATATGTTTCATgtggagagggagaggtggagacagggggagggagagggagagagagagagagatgtagcTTTTGATATGACAGCTAGACAATATCATGGTGTAAGCGAAGACTGTCTGGTTCAGCAGGCCAACAGACTCCATGACAAGAAGAACCACTCTAACCAGTCTGACCAGGTATGTTTCACCAAAAACGGTAAGAGTGAAACAATGTTCTGCTTTGGCACTAATAAAAATtgcataaacaggaagtgacgggGAAAAGAGGCAGGAAGAGGCCAACAGGATGTTTAGTCAACGTTTTATATTGAGCAAGAGACTAAAATATTAAGTATGAATCATGGTGAGGTGAATTACGCTCTCTCTAACTGGCATGTTTGTTGCATATTGATGTAATTAGTTAGAGTGGCTCTTCACTCCCAGTGTGAATCtgggagacagaaaaacaaacctcaGTCTTGAAACCTgccagggggaaaaaagatgtGCGGCCAGAATTTTTGCAGAAACCCCTGTTGGCCTTTTGTAACTCACTTGTCATGAGTCGATTTACACCTTCCTTCAAGATTCACAAACCTGACCATCAGTGGTGTGCTGCACAACTAATCTAATGGCAAATTGTTGCTGCGGTCAGAGTATACCCTAGAAGCAACTAAAAAGAACAACTCGTTTGGTTTTTGCATATTATGTTTGGCGGCCAATACAAAAATGGttctgttatattttattttgtttcacagTGAGGGGGAAGAGCGTAAGAAGGATGACTTTAGGAAAGAGGAATGCTGCTCTctagcacttgtcaaggtgagGTCAAGGGAGGTTTCTGAGATTTTGCAATGGGTGAGACCACAATTCAAGGTTTGACTTCTAATTGTGATATGTTTGCATCTGCAGGCACTGACagtaaggccccgtccacacgatggtggatttttttaaaaacgcaactttttaaaaacgcatcgaaacgatttgcgtccacacgacagcgttttaaaaaaaatctccgtccacacgtaaactcagcagtgcgttttcgaagacagctataagcatgccaaaccatgtggtggcagtattgagtcaaattttatccaataggaatcctccgtgtttgacgtcacagcggttttcgttgcaggcaggacgtcagcgttttaaaaaattcccagggatacgccgtccacacgacaatgcagacacagtgtttttaaaaaaaatccacctcggccagcgtttccgaaaagttgcgttttcgctccggatatctgcgttgtcgtgtggacggaaggcgtaaacgcaacaaaaaagttgcgtttttaaaaaatccgttatcaTGGGGACGGGGCCTAAAAACACTTTCCTGTCTCGCCACCAGCTCAGACTCTTCTGGTATGTGCAATGCTTGAGCAGAAAATTTGCATACACTCACTAATCAGAGTTCACTAGCATTACAGTAAAGGCGTCATTTCAACATTTAAGAAATgcaggaataaacataaatttctccGTACAGTCATTATTAACCAGCGgatttcctcattaacctcccttcatttggagcaatgctgtcctcactgtctcccttcctctgagCCCCGCTGTAGCAGTAAACTAACAGCAGCAGcaagctgtctcacttccaggtgtgCTGACGGCGTAAGGTAAAGAAACGATTTGATTGgatgaactgagtggcgctattctctaattaactggaggagcagcgcccacCGTCTGTAGCCATGACCGTCAGTAAATATGCGCCAAGAAAATTTACTCTCGTGAATTTTCAAAACATTCCGGCATCATGTGCCTTAGACACAAAGTGAAAGCAACTtcagaaaattacaaaaatgtaagCATGCGAGATGGAAGGAACAGGGAGTAAAAATCTCTTTAGCGGTAGAGTAAGTAGATATAACTCCTCATGCTGACACAAAATAGTCCCTAacatactaaaaaaaatgaccCCAAACCACAACAGTCGCCTGTGGCAACTTTCACGCTTTTAGCATTGCTCTGAGTGTAATctcaaaacataaataaatggagAGACTGGACTAGTGCTGACGATTAAGGCTGTTAGCAAAGCTTCTGAGCTAGACAATCACCAACAAGCTAAATCTTGAACCTGTAAAGCTCCAAGTCAAACAAGCATGAGCAGTAGTCCTTCTCTGTCtaattaaagaaaacacaaagccaaATTCTTACCAAAGCCAGACCGGGAAGTTACACAAATCCCCATTTAATTGGACCATGATTTTGTGTGGTCTGCCACCTTTTGGACTCTGATTGTTGGGACAAATTCCTTGGTTCGGCCACAGATAAAGCTGAGCTGAAATTACAAAAAGCCTAACCCCTCTCACAGAGCATGCTTTCTTAAACTTCCTGTGAGCTTGAGAGGATGTGATGCAACAACTCCCCGCCCTCTCTCTGATCGTCACTGGAATGTCACATAGTAGGGCAGACAGTATAAATGAAGTAAATCCACAGCAATATTTTCTTACCTGAGTCAGAATCTTTCTGGTCTCCATTAGCTCCAGCAGTGAAAGGTAGCTTCCTTTTGGGGgccttttctttcatctctttAACCCCATCATTGCGATCCAATTTGGGAGTCTTATTTGACAACACTTTATCCTGTGAAAGACACAAAttagaaaatgaacaaaaagaaatttacatatttaacaaAGCTTCATATTTTGGTGTGAACAAGTCATAGATCAAAATAGTCAGAATGGGATGAGCTAGCTTTGGGGCCTTCATCCTTCTGCAGTTGGAGCTATTGGAGCAAAAAGTTTTCCACGGAGTTCCTTCTGAGATTCCTGGCTCCCAACCCAGAGCACAAAGAGTCAGGCACAGAGAGAAGAGTTTAAGCTGACGCCAGTTCGGCTGTGGTCTGCAGCGGCTGGAAACAATCCCAGGCCCAAGTGTATTTCCTATCAACATATGTAAATACTTCTGTGTTACTTCATCTAGTTTGTTTGCTCTGAGATTGAGATCTGATAGCGACTGACTTACAATGACAAGCAACTTTAAGAACTGCACACGCATGGCAAGTATTAAAATTACAACGCACTGAAAAGAGGAATGCAGTAAAAGATAAGAAGCTTTCAGCAATAGCTACTGTATTTCATTCAAATACAATTAATTCAAGTGAGACACCATCCGccagaaatgaataaattaggACATCACA
Protein-coding regions in this window:
- the ankrd11 gene encoding ankyrin repeat domain-containing protein 11 isoform X3, which translates into the protein MGICVTSRSGFEKPGPERKRIKKEPTNTRKAGLPFGMGMPGIRAGYPLSERQQVALLMQMTAEESVNSPDTTPKHQSQSSLGQKGTPNSASKTKDKVNKRNERGETRLHRAAIRGEVRRIKELISEGADVNVKDFAGWTALHEACNRGYYDVAKQLLAAGAEVNTKGLDDDTPLHDASNNGHFKVVKLLLRYGGDPRQSNRRGETPLKVANSPTMLNLLLGKGTYTSSEESSSESSEEEDAPSFAPSSSVDGNNTDSEFEKGLKTKGKAVDPPKSAVTPVKDEYEFDEDDEEERVPPVDDKHLLKKDFRKDTISKANSFISIPKMEVKTYSKSNSLTPKKTVRRIISDSNSSDEDDRTLCFTPAPTPRPQAQQTNTKTRDSGTMSSKQLKDKNKVKKKRKKESKNNVSKEVRFGKVNDKFCTSDSDCGDMESEDDKGSNTVKDTSAMSLKESPGFNASSSSSQGNLNSQKQVPSLAEQHPKQWRTDGWKTVSSPTWSDVSSLSDSVRTRLSSESDYSSADSSVESIKQVKRKAQENKKKNNNVHSNADKKNSEFFKNSNTDGAVSKADVDGKVLKKHKVKHKHKNKEKDKAPSLVLNQDMNEKFVKSYSFDFDDSRQKSLTVESESPAESKVKLSKHEKDHSKKEDRLSKNKSEDKDWSSGKDLHRTAKEEKTKKTKDSTKDKANKEEREKPVKSDKDRNLKDKTKEDKQKPHKEEKKKKSKEKSSSKADKKGEQKEEKHIKVDKEKNTKEEKEKGKKDKSQKEETEYESYEVNNRFLNLEDTKLSASDDHHDRWGSEMSSDSSLYGEDSWDAPVKEYKEYKANNSVKLIVETVKEETRRKDNKVKDKKSDHNEKRSDKETTSKKKEKDSLEKTNEKKKDWSEKQKLNSSHSVEKEKKRKESADTVKDKKDKDSLDSSRDRKDSYEFTKERKDLKIKQDSIRDEYGNDTFFKDIDAVGKPCDIRERNHSGKEKKAEGMEKREKTKADKHKEKKDRGTDVEKDKSEKSSAEKTVKDKDVDRVTKDKKEGAKDKHKESHGKDKDRKMSSEQIKDKKEKASQEKHVEREKDFLEVKKEERKSEKIREKTWYKIADIFTDESDDDEDSYNGGVALSDSIRKDSTPDQDELDLFPSEKMRKTSAEAKHNTEKAKDKEHKEKKKEKATFDTGKERKNFVDKHNKDKKDSVDVKHKERKDRMSVDSNQEKKNKQKLLDKRDTSEEKTKTKYKEKLEHSKERKPSKGSGENEKSLLEKLEEEAMNDYKDDSNDKNSEISSDSFTDRGHEPVLTTYYDSLSLTDVSEDRRDSLSISTPQDKFRDKERHRHSSSSSSKKSHDKEKEKIKKDKGDKRDKTEDIRESYSRRESLPFEKEPMPLEADPYTFPYGCKGDGEDDFDKTLEFEKEMSKKDKDKAAGIISDRMKDKKKKEKHKEKMKEEKNKYTDGFGSFKHSKEDVKSGLKDSPQVIILKDRSKEESPKFDLKKDRNRDILEKDNRMDHSKCKAKDENDKLSQSKDTARKDTRPREKLLVDGDYQMTSFGQMLSLKDQEIEERHKRHKERMKQMEKLRPKSGDPKLKDRAKSSEEARKNRSELSKKSNSLELGLKEKKLKDVGVPAQIMSPSRKFQPTDNQNSKDWLAGHQMKENLPASPRPDQNRPTGVPTPTSVISCPSFEEVMQTPRTPSCSAEDYPDIMLDGLDCQNSSAMTMSMNACSPSFFESRYSNSQSFPEGTCPTPAKNLQLPLVSRSASSDVRRPLDEEFKAEADKFLRQQSDPAPEFDPLSSSHTLEDKSATVDRMDCLSCPYFSPIRMLSPRREPVHSSQDLAAPILTSSEGNEHLPESVYNSFLPKPSTPVHRPDPQEPCFDIAAPPTPAPAALPPLDIDDISEPHHSEPNLVLSDLPSVTEEQEEEEEEEDDDEDDEDEEADMCDIDGRDDGDHCVVEEPEKTREPCSFSPRVDDPLRKSWPSESPDRQDPEIHQLSPNSSAAHRGENCFDHNMGWNPDMDLKSPHRTYGEIEAAVSKITSPYSHSDSDMQHLSGHPSVTPPYATWNRWHKDDPVDFDEQREAVADIPSPERSDTGIDGEPNYLNTTSSSERLESFFQECNKPSMEDGHQMGTESTCLEPESRQTTHCFSAATDGHMASTVGPEPVVPWADPFSADADELDDLGPFSLPDLPLPDKSEEAESRDPELPDHNKSVTTHIRHTITDREDTGIMEVNLPSLAETTCPAGDLGLGEPTRQDYVVPSPHTNFSQELDPEPQSVPIHNSFSLTQQQGSMLERKGPYGRPDELDPNMLYSSVKSDASQQPHIQIHSLTESRQLPTESGSAVSSEVIQEGMPEPIAESISTSHLPQLPLAVTLSSTVDLPDTQDTFSKLTPLPLTTVSTNVDISKKVDEVPQRMTRNRAKNNPSAAAVTSTSSITTLSATSTPLMTSPALSTNPIPTRTPTPTSTSSLTALKKDKESVLSVSSTASNSNPTVTLPASLTSATVVLSKTTKGRPLPMDEEDSQTQHPRKRKFPRSAGQQVQVQLVNTAMQQTREMIQQTLAVVVNAIKLDDIEPYHSDRSNPYFEYLQIRKKIEEKRKILCYITPQAPQCYAEYVTYTGSYLLDSKPLSKLHIPVIAPPPSLSEPLKELFRQQEAVRGKLRLQHSIEREKLIVSCEQEVLRVHCRAARTIANQAVPFSACTMLLDSEVYNMPSESQGDENKSVRDRFNARQFISWIQDVDDKYDRMKTCLLMRQQHEAAALNAVQRMEWQLKVQELDPAVHKSLCVNEVPSFYVPMVDVNDDFVLLPA